The stretch of DNA GACTACTTGGACGCAGGTTATGGCTCCTGCTGGCTAAAGCATGGACAACTCGCTGACATCGTCGCGAACTGCATCAAGTTTTTTGACGGAGAACGCCTAGACTTGCACGCCTTTGTCGTCATGCCGAATCATGCCCATGTCCTCTTTCGCCCCTACCCCGACTGGTCGATGCAGAAAACGGTATCCAGTTGGAAGAGTTTTAGTGCACGCGAAATAAAAGCTTGGCTCTTCGACAACGGCCACGGAGATAAACTCGGCGATGGACCACTCTGGCAGCCCGAATACTGGGACCGCTATATCCGCGACGAGTCCCACTATAAGCGCGTCGTAGATTACATACACCAAAATCCAGTCAAGGCGGGCCTCTGCCAACGCGCCGAAGACTGGCCTTGGAGCAGTGCCGCGGACATACGTGAAGCATGAAGGAACGCGAACCTCTGTGTTCGCATTGTTTCAGTTAGATGGATTGTATGCGAACACAGAGGTTCGCGATCCTTCGGGGTTACGTTCTATTGACCACGCTACTTGTCAGTGCGCCAAATGCCAATGATCGTCGTGACTCCGAGAAACATCGCGGCGATCATGAGCAACATCGCAAAGCCCGGATAACCGAATATCTGAAATTCCGTTTCGATGCGCATCATCAACGCGGCACCAATGATGAGCGCTGCAGTAATCACGCCCACCGTGATGCGGTTGGCAATTTTCTGAAAACCTTGAATCAGCGCGGTCTCATCAATCACGTCGGCATCGATGCGAAATTTGTTGTCGGCCAGGTTATCGAGTAAGTTATTCAGCCGGTGGGGTGCCTGCTGCACCAGTTCCTTGAACTCCAGCGCCGCTTCAAACAAGTCGCTCGGCTTGAGCGAGCTGACGGTGCGCTTGGCCGCAATCACTTTCAGGTGGGTGCGCGTGGCATTGGAGAGATTAAATTTCGGGGCCAGAATCACCGCAATGCGATCCAGATTGAGGAGCGATTTAGCCACCAAAAGAAATTCGCGTGGAATGATGATATGATGATCGGCGCAAATCTGGAAAATTTTCATGACCACCGCTCCGAACTGCAACTCCGATACCGTTACGTCATGCTGCCTGGCAATGAGTGACGAAATGTCTGACTGCAGTTCCGCCCGCGCAACCTCATGGTTGCCCTGATAACCAACATCCAGCAGCGTATTGGTCACGCGCTCGCTCTTATTCTCGGCAATGCCGGAGAAGACCTGATAAAGCGCATCGCTCATCGTTTCACTGAGGCGACCAACCATCCCCAGATCGATAAAGGCCATGCGGTTATCCTGAGTGAGCAATAAGTTGCCTGGATGCGGATCCGCATGGAAAAATCCGTCTGTCAAATATTGCTTTAAAAAGGCGGCCACCAGTTCATCGACCAGCTTCTCCCCATCGACATCCAGCAGGCTGACACCGGATATTTCCGTGACTTTGCTCCCGTGAATGTAATCCATCGTGATCACTCGCTCAGAACAGAGGGACAAATGCACGCCAGGCGTCATCAACCGGGGGAAGCGCTCAATGTTCTTGGCCAGCGTTTGCAGGTTCATCACTTCTTTCCGGTAGTTGAGCTCACCAACAATGCTGTCTCGAAAATGATCAACCAAGTCGCACACCCGGTAATTACGCGCCGATTCCGAGTGTTCACTGGCAAATGCGGCAACCGAATCCAATACATCCAAGTCCTGAATGACTTTTCGACGCACGCCGGGGCGCTGGATTTTGACAATGACCTCCACCCCTTCACGGGTCGTCGCGCGGTGTGTTTGACCAAGGGATGCGGCGGCCTCCGGCTCCCGCTTTACTTCGGCGAATGCCTTGTCCAGCGTGATGCCGAAATCCTCTTCAAAAGTGGCGCTGATATCTTCAAATGGCACTGGCTCAACGTCGTCCTGCAAGCGTTGGAGCGCATCAATGTAGGGCTTGGCCAGCAAATCAGTGCGGGTGGACAGCAACTGGCCAAACTTCACAAAGGTTGAGCCCATGCCCTCCAATTGTTTGGCGAATTTTTCCGCATCCTCCGCCATATCACTCGTCGCCACGCCTTCTGCCGCATTTTGACTGTGGTTGACCATCGGGCCAAAGTGAAACGCAAAAAATTTTGCAAGTTCAGCATAAGTCTTAAGGCGGTGAGGAAGGTTATTCATAGAGTTCAGCACAATTAATCAGTAATACTAAACGTATGGCCTCAGATTGCTAATTTTGCAAAATTACGCAGCTGATTCTTTCAATTTATAGCCACCTTCCAGAAGCCGACGCCGAGCTACCGAACGCCTGACGATTCTAATAAAATCTGCCCCCAGCACTAACGCCGGTGCGTCCAATTCCCGGCGAAGGGATTCTGCGGCGATGAATTTTTATCGATAAATTCGCCCTTTTCCAGAAAGGCCAGTATTTGGTCCATCACTTGGCCGTTGAAAACCAGCACCGGGTGCGAATCGTGGACGACCGTAAAGTCCGCCATTCCCTCAAGCTTGGTGCTTTCGATGGAGACCACGCCATCGTCCGGGCCGGGAATCATCGACGAGATAAACGGATCCAGCCCCTTGCTGCCCGCAATCACGCCCAGCTCGAAATTAGGAGGGCCGAGGCTAGCCAGGGATTCGTTGTCACCAGCGGCCAGGCGCGCACCCGAGGGCCCAATCGCCCACAGGAAGCCCGGCAGGCCCTGCAGCACATTCACTGCGTCACTGCCGTGATTCGGTGGAGCGATCATTACCACGCGGCCAATGTTGTCCAGCGGCGCGTCCCGCTGAATCATCCGCAGCACGATGCCGCCCATCGAATGCGTCACAAAATGGACCTGCTCGGCTTCAGCGGTCTCCGCCACAATCCTGGCGCGCATATTCGCTGAGATCGTTTCGAGCGATTCACTCATTGACGGATAGTCGAGGTTCACCACCAGGTAACCGGCGGCCTCAAGCGTCGACTCAATGTGGACCATCGTGCCGGAGCTCGCCGCCAGCCCATGCAACAACACCACTGTCTGCTTTTCCGCAAACAGCGCGACCGGTAGCAGCCACAGAAACACAAACCAGCGCATTATTTTATCATAACGGCCCACATTGAATTGTCCAACGCGGCTCGTATTTTTGCGCGCCCAGGCGATTAACTGCGCTCCAGAATCAGCTTTCGCTTGAGCGGACGCACGTGGAGAATCTTCAGCAGCGCCACGAAAATAATGCCAAACAAGGTCGAGGCATACGCTGCCACGAGACTGGCCTGCACAATGCCCATCGCCAGCATGAGCAGCGAAATCACCGTACCCGACAGCCCCACGTAAAGGCCGAGGTCAAACAGCGGCTCCTCGTTCTCCAGCAGCGTGATGCGCGTCTGCGCTGGGACAGGGGCCCGCTTCAGCGTGGAAAGCTTCATCAGGCACACGATGTAGATCACCAGCTGCATCATAAAAAAGATGAGCAGGACCAGGACAGTTTGTTGATCGATAGAAGCGTTCGGCATGGATTCGCCCTCCACTGTGGCGACTTGTGCGGGTAATTCAAATTCTAAAAACAACGCGCCCGGTTCCGTCACCGGTTGCGCAAAGAGCTGCGGCTCCTGAAAACTGATCACCAGCAGCAGCAGGATTACCCCGACGACCGCATTCTGCATCCAAGCCATACCTGGCGAGTTGCTCGTCGCCTCCGCGCGGCTCGTGAGCAAGAGCTTCAGCCCCGCCGCCATCAGCATCCCGGCTAAGAGCAGGCCGAGTATTTTCACCACGATCGCCATGGTCCGCACGTTTGCGCAAAAACTGACCAACACCTGCTCCACGTCTGGGGGCAAAATTTCCGCGCCCGATGCCTGGGCCGCCGGGCCATCGTAGAGCGGCAGCTGATTTTCCAGCAGGTAAACCAGCGATTGCTTGCCCCACGGAAAAACCTCCTCCAGGTCAGCCCAGGCCTCGTCGCCAAATTCCTCATAGTAATCCGCCAGCCAGTCCGGCCGCTGGCTGAGCATCACGACGCCAAACACCAGTGACTCTCGCTCGCCGCTGCGGCGCAGCAAGGTCGTGGCACGCATGAAGGTAACGGGGTCGCGCGCCAGGCGGGCCCAGGCTCCGAGCGAGGCCCAGTCCAGCCGTTGACCAGCCCCCAGCATCGACATGTAAAACGCCTCCATCCGCGACACCGCCGCGCCCTCGCCGCTCATCGCCAGTTGCGCCATGGTGGCGACCTCGCGCGCGAACTCCGGCCCGATGAAACCAGCCTGCACGAGCAGCGCGGTGGTCAGGATCGCGGAGTCCAACGGAGCCCCCGCCGCCGAGGCCACCGGCATAAAGTGCCGCACCCCGTGCATACCCCGCGTTTGCAAAATCTGCTGCACGTTCTGGTTGCGCGACTCCTGCAAGAGCGCCAGCACCGCCTCGCGGTTATCCCGCTGCGTAAGCAAGCGCTGAAAGGGCATCGGCCCGGCATCGGCCGCCAGCTCCGGCGGACGTGGAGCCATCTTCATCACCTGCAATCCGTAGGCCTCGACACTGCCCGTGAGCCGATCCTCCGGGTGCTCGGCCATGAAAGCCGCGATCTGGCCATTGAGAAATTCCTCGCTCGCCGCATAGGCTTCATCCGAGTTGGGCAGCTGCTGCAAAGCCCGGTTAATCCGCCACGCCGGTCCCTGTTGCCCCTCGACGAGAAGCAGGTCTGCCGAGGCCGCCGCGGGTTTGCCCTCGGCCCCCACCGCGCGCAGCACCCGGGGTGCCACGGCGTCGAGATACACGGGCAGCATCCAGGCACCGAGCCCCAAAAGCGAGGCGACAAAGATCAACAGGATGCCCATGACTTTTTGCATACTGAGGGGCAACGTAAGCCCGCGCGGGTGCTCAATCAATGGAAACCTTCGCGTGATTTGCGACTCGACGCACCGCCCGTCCGCATGGTTATTCAGTGGCCCCATGCACGCCACCCCCGCCAGCCAACGCCGCCTCGCCCTCTGGCACCATCGCCTGCGCTGGTGGCAACCGCTGGGGCTGATGCTGGCGATCACCGTGGCCTCCGGGGGAAATCCGGCCACGCCGTCGTTCACCTTTGTGTCGATGGACAAAGTCATCCACGCCCTCGTCTTTGGCCTGCTGGCGACCTCCATTTACCGGCTCGCCAACCCCACCTGGCCAAGCGGCCTGCGGACCATTCTGGCCATTGTCATTACCGCGCTGTTCGGGCTCGCTGACGAGCTGCACCAGAGCCACACGCCCGGACGCTTCATGGACATCGCCGACTGGATTGCCGACGTGTTTGGCGGCGTGCTCGCGGTGTATATCTATCGCGGCTGGGCAGGCTATCGGCGCTTTTTGGAGTTGGCGGTCTTTCCCCGAAAGCCGAGACTGGAGCCATGAACGACGCGCCGCTATACGATGCGCATTGCCACTGGCACGACCCGCGGCTCACGCCGCATCGGGAAAAAATCGAGCGCGACCTGGCCCAGTTGCCGTTGGGCAAAGTAGTCGTCAACGGCACCCACCCGGGTGACTGGCCCGCCGTCGCCGCGCTGGCCGAGAGCGATCCGCGCGTCATCCCCGCCTTTGGCCTGCACCCCTGGCAGGTCAACGCAGCGCCGCCGGACTGGCTTGCCCAGTTGGAAGATTTCCTCGCCCGCTTTCCCAGGGCCGTCATTGGCGAAGCCGGGCTGGACCGCTGGATAAAAGACCACGATTTGCCGCGCCAGCTCGACGCCCTGCATGCGCAGTTGGCACTAGCAGAGCGGGACAATCGCGCTATTTCCCTGCACTGCCTCCAGGCCTGGGGCCCGATGCTCGAAGCGCTGAAAAACGGCCCCCGCCCCGCCCGCGGTTTTCACCTGCACGGCTATGGCGGCTCCCCGGAAATGATTCGCGAGTTCGCGGATCTCGGCGGCTATTTTAGCTTCTCTGCCTACGTCATGCACGAGCGCAAGGCCAAGCACCGCGAGTCCCTCCGCGCCACCCCGCCCGACCGACTCCTCCTCGAAACTGACGCGCCCGACATGCTTCCCCCCGAGCCGTGGCAGACCCACTCTCTGCCGGGCAAAGTCCCCTTCTCCCACGCCCCCAACGGCGAGCCCCCGCACCACCCGGCCAACATCGCCGCCAGCTACGCCGCCGCCACCAGCATCCTTAATGGCGACCCAGCCACGATCCGCAGTCAGGTTGCGGAAAACTTCACCCGGCTTTTCGGCGAAAGCTAAGTTTACGCTGAGACCAACCAACATGCCCGACAGCCCACTCAGGAGCGCTCGGGGCCGAACTCCCGCGCCAGATCGAGGCGGTGAATCTTGGCGTTGTGGCGGACATCGACGGGGAAGCGCTGCTTGAAGCGGATTTCCCCGATGCCACGGGTCAGCTCGTTGCCTGCGGCCAATTGCAACAGCTCATCGGTAAAGGCTTTTTGCGCGCGGGCGTCGCCAGGCCATTCCCCGGGCTGGGGCTCGATGACGATGCACGGCGTCTGCTCAGGCCGCTTCCCAAGCCCCACCAACGCGCTGCGAAACACCCGCGGGTGCTGATTAAAAATCGCCTCGACGCACTCGGTAAACATCAGCCCCTGCGGTGTTTCCACCCGCTCGGCCATGCGCCCGCAGAACCACAGACGCCCCTCCGCATCGAAATAGCCCAGATCGCCCATGCGATGCCAGACAATTGCGGAATGCGGAGTGCGAAGTGCGGAATCATCTAATCCATCTGTTAATTCCGCACTTCGCACTCCGCATTCCGCATTCAAAAATTCCGATTGTTGCTGGATCTTCGCTTTCGCGGTCGCTTCGGCCAATGCGTCATAGGCCTTCGTCACACTCGGCCCGGTGACGACAATTTCGCCGATTTCACCAGCAGGCAGTGGTTCGACCTCGGCCATCGTTGGGATTGGCCCATCGACGATGCGGATGATCTGCGCGGAAACTTCGGGCAGCAGCTGGCCAACGCAGACACCCCGTCCCTGCTCGGTGAGGCTTTGGGTTTTCTGAAGTATTTGCGAACCGCTGATCGAGGCCACCGGCAGCACCTCAGTCGCACCATAGGGGGTGTGGATTTCGCCATTGGGCAGCAGCGCCTTAAGCCGCCGGATCAGCGAGGGCGGCGCGGCGGCACCCGCCATGAGAATGCAGCGGATCGTCGGCAAGGTGATTCCGTGGGCCTCGCAATGCGTCGCGATCTTGTTCCACAGCACCGGCGAGCCAAAGCTGTTCGTCACCTCGTTTTGCTGAATGGCCTGGACGATCTTGGCGGGGTCGACGGCAGCCGGCTTGCTCGGGTTCATCTCGGGGACGACGGTGGTCATCCCGAGGGCGGGATTAAACAGCGCGAAGACCGGCAACATCGGCAAGTCCACCCCGCCAGGCTCGATGCCGTAGTGCGCGCGGATCATCCGCACCTGCGCCTCAAACATGCCGTGCTCGTAGCGCACGCCCTTGGGCGGGCCCGTGGAACCACTGGTAAACAGGATGGCCGCCAGCTCGTCAGCCGTCGTTTGCGCTGGGGCAAAGGTTGCCTTGCCCAGCGCCGCAATTTGTTTGGCAAAGCCTTGATTTCCAACGGTTACCCGAGCCTGGACCGTGGAAAAATCCTTGCGGAATACCCGGCTGAGGAACTGCGCCAACGGGATGCCGACCATGGCGTCGGGCCGGGTGCGGCGGACGCAGGCCAGGAAGTGTTTGCGGCCCATGCCCGGATCGATCACCACCGGGGCGGCACCGATCTTAAAGAGCGCAAAGACCGCCAGGATCAGGTCGCGCCCGGGCTTCACCATCAGCAGCACGCGGCTGCCGCGGCGGATGCCCTTTTCGGTGAAAATCTGCGCGGAGGCGCAAGCGGCGGTTTCCAGCTCCGCGAATGTCAGGGTATCGTACGCAAGCGCCCCGCCACGGCGGCGGGGAAGCCGGAGGGCGGGGAAATCAGGCTGGCGCGCCGCTGCCTCTGGCAGAAAACGCGCCACATTGCTGACGGGCGAATCGCAGTTGTCGACCTCGCCCATGTAAAAGCTCAGGCCCAAACGGGCGGCTTAGTAGTCCGCGTAAACGAACGAACCCCAGAAGAGGGAAAGATTGTCGCCGGTGATGTTCTTACGATCAAGCAGCTCATCGCTGTGCACGGAGGCGGAGTATTCCGCAACGTGATCGTAGGATTCCGGGGAGTAATCAACGAGACCCAGGAAATTGAAGCCTTGGTTATTACGCTGGTAGAGCGCATGCGCATCGCTAGGCACGGAGTCAGCGCAGCCAGAAAACAGGGCAGCGGCGCCAAGAGCGAAAGAAGCAAGGACAAGCTTGGAAGTAGATTTCATAAATCAGTATAAAACGCGTTTAACAATTGGTTAGGCA from Cerasicoccus sp. TK19100 encodes:
- a CDS encoding REP-associated tyrosine transposase gives rise to the protein MKGWHSRGYLPHLDNPEKIQHVTLHLADSIPLKAIRRIDEAIKLAPENKRGIEKLQRLHDYLDAGYGSCWLKHGQLADIVANCIKFFDGERLDLHAFVVMPNHAHVLFRPYPDWSMQKTVSSWKSFSAREIKAWLFDNGHGDKLGDGPLWQPEYWDRYIRDESHYKRVVDYIHQNPVKAGLCQRAEDWPWSSAADIREA
- a CDS encoding ABC1 kinase family protein produces the protein MNNLPHRLKTYAELAKFFAFHFGPMVNHSQNAAEGVATSDMAEDAEKFAKQLEGMGSTFVKFGQLLSTRTDLLAKPYIDALQRLQDDVEPVPFEDISATFEEDFGITLDKAFAEVKREPEAAASLGQTHRATTREGVEVIVKIQRPGVRRKVIQDLDVLDSVAAFASEHSESARNYRVCDLVDHFRDSIVGELNYRKEVMNLQTLAKNIERFPRLMTPGVHLSLCSERVITMDYIHGSKVTEISGVSLLDVDGEKLVDELVAAFLKQYLTDGFFHADPHPGNLLLTQDNRMAFIDLGMVGRLSETMSDALYQVFSGIAENKSERVTNTLLDVGYQGNHEVARAELQSDISSLIARQHDVTVSELQFGAVVMKIFQICADHHIIIPREFLLVAKSLLNLDRIAVILAPKFNLSNATRTHLKVIAAKRTVSSLKPSDLFEAALEFKELVQQAPHRLNNLLDNLADNKFRIDADVIDETALIQGFQKIANRITVGVITAALIIGAALMMRIETEFQIFGYPGFAMLLMIAAMFLGVTTIIGIWRTDK
- a CDS encoding esterase/lipase family protein; the encoded protein is MRWFVFLWLLPVALFAEKQTVVLLHGLAASSGTMVHIESTLEAAGYLVVNLDYPSMSESLETISANMRARIVAETAEAEQVHFVTHSMGGIVLRMIQRDAPLDNIGRVVMIAPPNHGSDAVNVLQGLPGFLWAIGPSGARLAAGDNESLASLGPPNFELGVIAGSKGLDPFISSMIPGPDDGVVSIESTKLEGMADFTVVHDSHPVLVFNGQVMDQILAFLEKGEFIDKNSSPQNPFAGNWTHRR
- a CDS encoding VanZ family protein, with product MHATPASQRRLALWHHRLRWWQPLGLMLAITVASGGNPATPSFTFVSMDKVIHALVFGLLATSIYRLANPTWPSGLRTILAIVITALFGLADELHQSHTPGRFMDIADWIADVFGGVLAVYIYRGWAGYRRFLELAVFPRKPRLEP
- a CDS encoding TatD family hydrolase; translation: MNDAPLYDAHCHWHDPRLTPHREKIERDLAQLPLGKVVVNGTHPGDWPAVAALAESDPRVIPAFGLHPWQVNAAPPDWLAQLEDFLARFPRAVIGEAGLDRWIKDHDLPRQLDALHAQLALAERDNRAISLHCLQAWGPMLEALKNGPRPARGFHLHGYGGSPEMIREFADLGGYFSFSAYVMHERKAKHRESLRATPPDRLLLETDAPDMLPPEPWQTHSLPGKVPFSHAPNGEPPHHPANIAASYAAATSILNGDPATIRSQVAENFTRLFGES
- a CDS encoding fatty acid CoA ligase family protein, whose amino-acid sequence is MGEVDNCDSPVSNVARFLPEAAARQPDFPALRLPRRRGGALAYDTLTFAELETAACASAQIFTEKGIRRGSRVLLMVKPGRDLILAVFALFKIGAAPVVIDPGMGRKHFLACVRRTRPDAMVGIPLAQFLSRVFRKDFSTVQARVTVGNQGFAKQIAALGKATFAPAQTTADELAAILFTSGSTGPPKGVRYEHGMFEAQVRMIRAHYGIEPGGVDLPMLPVFALFNPALGMTTVVPEMNPSKPAAVDPAKIVQAIQQNEVTNSFGSPVLWNKIATHCEAHGITLPTIRCILMAGAAAPPSLIRRLKALLPNGEIHTPYGATEVLPVASISGSQILQKTQSLTEQGRGVCVGQLLPEVSAQIIRIVDGPIPTMAEVEPLPAGEIGEIVVTGPSVTKAYDALAEATAKAKIQQQSEFLNAECGVRSAELTDGLDDSALRTPHSAIVWHRMGDLGYFDAEGRLWFCGRMAERVETPQGLMFTECVEAIFNQHPRVFRSALVGLGKRPEQTPCIVIEPQPGEWPGDARAQKAFTDELLQLAAGNELTRGIGEIRFKQRFPVDVRHNAKIHRLDLAREFGPERS